From a single Larimichthys crocea isolate SSNF chromosome XIII, L_crocea_2.0, whole genome shotgun sequence genomic region:
- the pigv gene encoding palmitoyltransferase ZDHHC18-A, which yields MTMDVRAVLEFATVTRGLSLVLQAVLNAAIPDHDADAFRPPRTEEPLYLDSAVEWLLGGLSHWDAEHFLFIAERGYLYEHNFAFFPLYPVVLRGLAETLLWPLSSWLSVRGRLLVAVALGNTALFLLSVVALHALSRIVLQDRRLAQLSSLLYCITPANVFMTAGYSESLFAALTFGGLFLLEKGFTFRACLALSIATAARSNGLVNIGFLLYLPSLHAISQICVYRMTTKGHSKVFHYIWVIIRLLLTSLLGTAIIALPFCAFQYYGYRTFCTPSFSLERIPPALLTLAERKGYRVPDENGPPPLWCMRPLPLLYSHIQDVYWDVGFLRYFELKQIPNFILALPMATLGIMAAYAYFQANPELCLRLGLWETGAHKGLNKPIPGMFNPRVFVYVVHSTVLLVFGTLCMHVQVLTRFMASSSPVPFWISAHLLLLNEPLLHRRKTSNPSIQLQTHSRNGCKHTPQNPIIALLPHFTACSPTTQSILGYFLSYWVLGLAMHCNFLPWT from the exons ATGACCATGGATGTCAGAGCAGTTCTGGAGTTTGCCACAGTCACCAGGGGTCTGTCACTTGTTTTACAG GCTGTCTTGAATGCTGCCATCCCTGACCATGATGCCGATGCGTTCAGGCCCCCGCGGACAGAGGAGCCTCTGTACTTGGACTCTGCAGTGGAGTGGTTGCTGGGTGGCCTCTCTCACTGGGACGCTGAGCATTTCCTCTTTATCGCTGAGAGGGGATACCTTTATGAGCACAACTTTGCTTTCTTTCCCCTCTACCCCGTCGTTCTCCGCGGCCTGGCAGAGACCTTGCTGTGGCCTCTGAGCAGTTGGCTGAGTGTGCGGGGGCGTTTGCTGGTGGCGGTGGCTCTGGGGAACACTGCGCTCTTCCTGCTGAGTGTGGTCGCCTTGCATGCGCTTAGTAGAATAGTTCTTCAGGACAGACGTCTTGCTCAGCTCTCCAGCTTGCTCTACTGCATCACACCTGCTAATGTTTTCATGACCGCTGGGTACTCGGAGAGCCTGTTTGCTGCGCTCACATTTGGTGGTCTGTTCCTCCTGGAGAAAGGATTCACCTTCCGAGCCTGCTTGGCCCTCAGTATAGCCACTGCAGCACGATCCAATGGACTTGTTAACATTGGCTTTTTACTGTATCTTCCATCGCTGCATGCGATTTCCCAAATTTGTGTCTATCGAATGACAACAAAAGGCCACAGTAAAGTCTTCCACTACATTTGGGTCATCATCCGGCTCCTGCTCACCTCCCTTTTGGGAACTGCAATTATCGCCCTTCCCTTCTGTGCTTTCCAGTACTATGGGTATAGGACGTTTTGCACACCTTCCTTCTCCTTGGAACGGATCCCGCCCGCTCTTCTGACGCTGGCTGAACGGAAGGGCTACCGGGTTCCAGATGAAAATGGTCCACCACCTCTCTGGTGCATGAGACCCCTCCCCTTGCTTTACTCTCATATCCAGGATGTGTACTGGGATGTGGGATTCCTCCGCTACTTTGAGCTGAAGCAGATACCGAACTTTATTTTGGCTCTGCCTATGGCTACGCTCGGCATTATGGCAGCTTATGCATATTTTCAAGCGAACCCAGAACTATGTCTGAGACTCGGACTTTGGGAGACGGGTGCACACAAAGGGCTCAACAAACCCATACCGGGAATGTTCAACCCcagagtgtttgtgtatgttgtaCATTCGACAGTACTTCTGGTGTTTGGAAcattgtgcatgcatgtgcag GTTCTGACTAGATTCATGGCCTCCTCGTCTCCCGTGCCCTTCTGGATAAGTGCTCATCTGCTCCTCCTCAATGAACCGCTTCTTCACCGAAGGAAAACATCAAACCCCAGCATACAGCTGCAGACACATTCCAGAAATGGATGCAAGCACACACCTCAAAACCCCATCATTGCTCTGCTGCCCCACTTCACAGCCTGTTCTCCGACAACACAGAGCATCCTGGGATACTTCCTCTCATACTGGGTGCTGGGCCTCGCAATGCATTGCAACTTTTTGCCATGGACATGA